One window of the Emcibacter sp. genome contains the following:
- a CDS encoding retropepsin-like aspartic protease family protein, whose translation MTDPEFKSPWDPENHRPPSSGGGSSGNGPSFWKMYKWVIIPIVAVCVLLWMLPDFSLSGDRGAALIYDLLLLAMVGSGLIVHIRSNPGQALRNIAGWVIILGILALGYSIWTGSGRLGQELNPAAGQVANGSISFPATAGSHYLLRVQVNGEPVNFMLDTGASDVILTARDARQAGIDPDRLSYSHPYDTANGRNFGARVVIAEMSLGPIQLENVRASVIRDGLDQSLLGMSFLDRLSAYQVKDNILTLFP comes from the coding sequence ATGACCGACCCTGAATTCAAATCCCCCTGGGACCCCGAAAACCACAGACCGCCCTCCAGTGGAGGCGGCTCCTCCGGTAATGGACCGTCTTTCTGGAAGATGTACAAATGGGTGATCATTCCTATTGTGGCGGTTTGCGTCCTGCTGTGGATGTTGCCGGATTTCTCGCTGTCAGGGGATCGTGGCGCGGCCCTGATCTATGACCTTCTTTTGCTGGCGATGGTCGGCAGCGGTCTGATTGTTCACATCCGAAGCAATCCGGGGCAGGCGCTCAGGAATATCGCCGGCTGGGTTATCATTCTCGGTATTCTGGCGCTGGGCTACAGTATCTGGACCGGCAGCGGACGACTGGGCCAGGAACTGAATCCTGCCGCCGGCCAGGTCGCAAACGGCAGCATTTCCTTTCCGGCGACCGCAGGCAGTCATTACCTGCTCAGGGTGCAGGTGAACGGGGAGCCGGTGAACTTCATGCTGGATACCGGGGCGAGCGATGTGATCCTGACCGCCCGGGACGCTCGCCAGGCGGGCATTGATCCGGATCGGCTGAGTTATTCCCACCCCTATGATACAGCCAACGGAAGAAATTTTGGCGCCCGGGTTGTGATTGCAGAAATGTCGCTCGGTCCCATCCAGCTTGAGAACGTCAGGGCGTCGGTCATTCGGGACGGCCTTGACCAGTCGCTGCTGGGGATGAGCTTTCTGGACAGGCTTTCTGCCTACCAGGTGAAGGATAATATATTGACATTATTTCCCTGA
- a CDS encoding PAS domain-containing protein: MFDDEGYEIFVKTDFTPADFNAKIHHILYDHWNDIRGDKPLPSRADFNPAAVAPALPYIFVLEVHKEPMRFKFRLTGTETVEVMGVNAMGHWIDEFPHTEEIIDRYKWLVENRRPYYNSDRLHWAVKDFHHYTALTLPFSDDGENVNILISTNHYC; this comes from the coding sequence ATGTTTGATGACGAAGGATATGAAATTTTTGTAAAGACGGATTTTACGCCTGCTGATTTCAACGCAAAAATTCACCATATTCTGTATGATCACTGGAATGATATCCGGGGAGACAAACCTTTACCGTCCCGTGCCGATTTTAATCCTGCAGCTGTCGCACCGGCACTTCCCTATATCTTTGTTTTGGAAGTTCACAAGGAGCCCATGAGATTTAAATTCCGTTTGACGGGTACCGAAACCGTCGAGGTCATGGGGGTGAACGCGATGGGGCACTGGATTGATGAATTTCCCCATACCGAAGAAATAATTGACCGTTATAAATGGCTCGTGGAAAACCGCAGGCCCTATTACAACAGCGACCGGCTGCACTGGGCAGTCAAGGATTTCCATCATTATACGGCATTGACGCTGCCATTTTCCGACGACGGCGAAAATGTAAATATCCTGATTTCAACAAATCACTACTGCTAG
- a CDS encoding 16S rRNA (uracil(1498)-N(3))-methyltransferase has product MTSATPNIRLFVEHDLISDQEFLIDGNQGHYLINVMRMKEGEVVALFNGRDGEWMARLEKCGKGKAMVKVLGHLEDQAEEPDLWYLFAPVKKARLDYMVEKAAELGVSRIQPVMTRRTIVDRVKEERLRANAIEAAEQCGRLTVPVIEEPVKLDKLLADWPDDRLIMFCDEAGGEGEQEILPVGQAVEQAAQSSGLEKWAVLIGPEGGFTPEERQMIRSHSQTVAVTLGPRILRADTAAVAAIALWQSFAGDWQ; this is encoded by the coding sequence ATGACCAGTGCAACGCCAAATATCAGGCTTTTTGTGGAACATGATCTCATTTCCGATCAGGAGTTTCTGATCGACGGCAACCAGGGTCATTATCTGATCAATGTCATGCGCATGAAGGAAGGTGAGGTCGTCGCCCTGTTCAATGGCCGTGACGGGGAATGGATGGCGCGCCTTGAAAAATGCGGCAAAGGCAAGGCGATGGTCAAGGTGCTTGGCCATCTCGAGGACCAGGCGGAGGAGCCGGATCTCTGGTATCTGTTCGCCCCGGTGAAAAAGGCCAGGCTTGACTATATGGTGGAAAAGGCGGCCGAGCTCGGCGTGTCCCGGATCCAGCCGGTGATGACCCGTCGGACCATTGTCGACCGGGTCAAGGAAGAACGCCTGCGGGCCAATGCCATCGAAGCCGCCGAACAATGCGGGCGCCTGACAGTGCCGGTGATCGAGGAGCCGGTAAAGCTGGACAAGCTTCTGGCTGACTGGCCTGATGACCGGCTGATCATGTTCTGTGACGAGGCCGGCGGAGAGGGCGAGCAGGAGATTTTGCCGGTGGGCCAGGCTGTCGAGCAGGCGGCACAGTCGTCAGGGCTGGAAAAATGGGCTGTTCTGATCGGTCCCGAAGGCGGTTTTACCCCGGAAGAAAGGCAAATGATCCGGTCCCATTCCCAAACCGTTGCTGTAACACTCGGGCCGCGCATACTCAGGGCGGATACTGCGGCGGTGGCCGCCATTGCCCTGTGGCAATCCTTTGCCGGTGACTGGCAGTGA
- a CDS encoding glutamate--cysteine ligase, whose translation MTTTPQDKKSPITSKQQLIDYIASGEKPREDWRIGTEHEKFVFCKDSFRPVPYEGERSIRAILEAKGREFGWDPMMEGDYIIGLTKNGQSVTLEPGGQLELSGAPLETLHQTCSEVNSHLTEAKAVSEKLGIRFLGVGFNPNTRLEDVPHMPKGRYKIMTDYMPKKGKLGLDMMYRTATVQVNLDYSDEADMVRKFRTSLALQPIATALFANSPFTEGKPNGFMSYRSHIWTDTDPDRCGMLPFVFDEAMGYEAYVDHVLNVPMYFVYRDGKYIDASGQSFRDFIKGELPAYPGHVATMQDWEDHMSTLFPEVRLKKFLEQRGADGGSWNTICALPALWVGLLYDNDALDAAWDLCKNWTIEEHDILRRGVPKAALQAEFKNRKVLEWAREMLEISAHGLKQRSRMNSTGEDERIFLNILFAILDNGHCRARNLLEMYHNEWNGDINRLFLDHAF comes from the coding sequence GTGACGACAACTCCTCAGGATAAAAAAAGCCCTATTACCTCCAAGCAGCAGCTGATTGACTATATCGCTTCAGGAGAAAAACCCCGCGAGGACTGGCGTATCGGTACCGAGCATGAAAAGTTTGTTTTCTGCAAGGACAGTTTTCGTCCCGTTCCCTATGAAGGGGAGCGCAGTATCCGGGCGATCCTTGAAGCCAAGGGCCGTGAATTCGGCTGGGACCCGATGATGGAAGGCGACTATATCATCGGTCTGACAAAAAACGGGCAGTCAGTGACCCTGGAACCGGGCGGGCAGCTGGAACTGTCCGGTGCACCGTTGGAAACCCTGCATCAGACCTGCAGCGAGGTTAATTCGCACCTCACAGAAGCCAAGGCGGTCAGTGAAAAGCTCGGCATCAGGTTCCTGGGGGTTGGATTTAACCCGAACACCCGTCTGGAAGATGTACCCCACATGCCAAAAGGCCGCTACAAAATCATGACTGACTACATGCCTAAAAAAGGCAAGCTTGGTCTGGATATGATGTATCGGACGGCAACTGTACAGGTTAACCTGGATTATTCGGACGAAGCGGATATGGTCAGGAAGTTCCGCACTTCTCTTGCCCTGCAGCCCATTGCCACGGCTCTGTTTGCCAATTCCCCCTTCACCGAAGGAAAACCCAACGGCTTTATGAGCTATCGCAGCCACATCTGGACCGACACGGACCCGGATCGGTGCGGCATGCTGCCTTTTGTTTTTGATGAGGCAATGGGGTATGAAGCCTACGTCGATCATGTCCTGAATGTACCTATGTATTTTGTCTATCGGGACGGCAAATATATTGATGCCTCCGGCCAGTCATTCAGGGATTTTATCAAGGGAGAACTGCCGGCTTATCCCGGTCATGTGGCGACCATGCAGGACTGGGAAGATCACATGAGCACCCTGTTCCCGGAAGTGCGCCTCAAGAAATTCCTGGAGCAGCGTGGTGCAGACGGCGGATCCTGGAATACCATATGTGCCCTGCCTGCACTCTGGGTTGGATTGTTATATGACAACGATGCCCTCGATGCGGCTTGGGATTTGTGTAAAAACTGGACTATAGAAGAGCATGATATCCTGCGCCGGGGAGTGCCGAAAGCGGCCTTGCAGGCTGAATTCAAGAATAGAAAAGTTCTGGAATGGGCCCGGGAAATGCTTGAAATTTCCGCCCACGGGCTGAAACAACGCAGTCGCATGAATTCCACTGGTGAAGATGAAAGAATCTTTCTGAATATTTTGTTTGCCATTCTGGACAACGGTCATTGTCGTGCCCGGAATCTGCTGGAAATGTATCATAATGAGTGGAACGGAGACATTAACCGGCTGTTTCTGGATCACGCCTTCTGA